The sequence TTCCTGTGTTTGACAGCCAAGGTTTTTCCTATAGCTGTACTTCATGAGTATGTATATGGCCTGAGTGTTCTGATTCCAAGATATCTTTGAATCCATGATGACTCAAAAATCGTTCAATCGAATTCGATAGTTTTGAAAATGAGATGCGATTGTAAAgggatttttcataaaatttagaaaacaattaaattttaataagtttCTAAGCTAAGTTTAGCAGGAACAAAACAATTCATTTGGTAGATCTACTTTGAATACTTTTTCAAggggaaataaaataaatttaaatattcactaATAAATTGGTTTGTTTACAATATAACTAAACATGTAGGTATTTGTTTACATGAGAGACAACTAATTACTAAACTAATTACAGAATTGTACTTAATACTTTCAGAAAATACTactaattcccaaaaaaatatgaaataaaacaaaataaataaaaaacagacacacaaaattatatatttttttttaaaatttttttttattatttttttgtttgtttttaaaggcttcttttgttttgttaataataaagaaaagaaaaataaagtaataataataataataaatcatacaaactttgtttttaattaaacttaataaaagacacaaaaataaagaaagaattgaaatgttaacaaaaggtatagaaattataaatggtataaaactaaacatacaaaagagaaaaataaaatatatgtaataagattaataataataaaaagtgaaaacaaaattattgtatattaagcaaaataagtacttaaataacatttttctcTTATACTTTAGCattatttaattaacaattacatttgaaactgaaatatggctgaaactaaagaaatttatttaaaaaaaaaataaaataaaaagactaagttaattatttgtatttgttttaatattaagcacacttttcaaattttgttgtttttattttaaatacataataattaagaaattattttaaaaataatgacaaaaaaatagtaaaacaaaagaaactaataaataactgaattttaaagtttacaaaaaaaaatcaaaattatttatataaatggagcatttttgttttgttgtttttttttacagaattatttaataattatttattgtttatttttccttgatttttattttaaacttaagcaaaatactttttatggattattttaaaaataaaaaaaatatatattaagaacaaaaacaaactagcaaaaataataattaaatgtaataataatcataaaaaataataataatcatataaatatattttgtttttgtttttttgtattgagTGTGTAAATATGGTAAATAATTAACACGGTGTAAATTAATGTACTTTTGCactaaaaactttgtttttttatatttgttttgtttttgtaagaaTTTGCATGAAAACGGAAAcggaaaaaaaataagttttcaaaaaaagcttttaaaagaaaaaataaaataaatttacgaGAAAACGAAatacacaaattatttttaattatttaagagTAATGAAGCAagttataaacaattatttaaactaaaatttggctagttttgtttttatatattttatttttttttatatatatttttctttgaaaaaagaaagcatttaaaacgaaaaatgttgaatttttttaacgtttaatTTAAAACGTGTGTGTTTTAAGTgtattgtctgtctgtctatcggtctgcatttaaaacttaaaaaagtcaattattgttttgttggtGGTGGTTTAAACTACATActtatattgttattattgtttaattttaaatttttagtttaatagcagagaagaaaaaaaaaatcaaaagaaaatcaaaacgGAAGAAacatgtacatatttttgttttctgttttgttttgtcTTGTTTTtccattaacaaaaacaaaacaaatgaaaacatgTTGCAACATGTCGATTTGCTGTGGACTTTATCTGAACggttgtgtttgtttgtttgtgttttgtgtATGTGAAGTAAAGGAAGAACGTTTAGGAAGTTGTATTTAGAAACTTACTCCTGGTTATCTATGTCACTTTCGTCCAATTCATTCTTGTTACGTCTCTTCTCGTAAATCAAAATAATGGTACACAGTATCAAAACCTCAGCACAGATACCCAAGAAAGGCCACAAAGCGGCAAATTTGCCTgcgaaaaaagaaaagaaatttaatgaataataaaataaatgaatttgttGGGGGAATTCTGAGGAGTGCCGGTCGAATTATTGTAACACTTGATATAATAgtctaagggccattattacaacttgcctttaaagttaaaggtaactttaagcaatagaaaatgggtacccttaaagttaattttaactataagggcaagttgtaataatagcCCTTAATGTGTAAACATCAGTCAAATCACATAATGTTAAGCCTATTTTTAGATGAAACTTTTCTAGGGAAATGTGTcttaagaagacacttttctatgtaAATGTATCTTaaagagacacttttctatggaaatgtgaCTTTAGAAGACACTTCTCTATGAAAATGTGTctttagaagacacttttctatggaaatgtgtCTTTAGAaggaacttttctatggaaatgtgtctttggaagacacttcTCGATGGAAATGTGTCTTGAATACACTTCTCAATGGAAATGTGTCTTTAGAaggaacttttctatggaaatgtgtctttagaagacacttttctttggaaatgtgtctttagaagacacttttctatggaaatgtgtCTTTAGAaggaacttttctatggaaatgagTCTTAAGAAGatacttttctatggaaatgtgtCTTTATATGACTCTTCTCTATGAAAATGTGTCTTTAGATGACAATTCTCAATGGAAATGTATATTTAGAAGataatttttataggaaatgtGTATTTAGAAGACAATggccgacttcataaacgcagtaatgcaaagcaattacaaGGCAAAGCAATATTTTCTGACTTTCATGAacgcataaatgttttgtaaagaatcataaataaaaacagttcacaAATTTGACAGCTGCTGCGCATGGACAAGCATTGCCATACAATAATGAACTTGCGacatttccaaaacaaaatctattgcgtTCATGAACACTATACAttgcagtgttgctttgcaaaatgcgtttatgaagtcggccaatttttcaaagaaatctgtctttagaagacacttttcgGTGGAAATGTATCTTCAGATgaaacttttctatggaattgTGTCATTAAAATACACTTCTTTATGGAAATGCGTctttagaagacacttttctatggaaatgtgtATTTAAACTGTTCCCCCTGAAAACATATTTCCAAAAATCATAGCCGGCTTAACATTAACTGATTCGAACAGCCATCTTCGAATTccgaatataaattaaataattttttaacaaaaaaaaaacaatcatctTATTTTCTAATTCCAATAATGTTGACTGACTGACGACACCTACCTTTTACACGCACATAAGATGTATCACTAGCTTctgtttttttaagatattcGGTGGCAGCATTACGACCAATACACTTGAATTCGCCTCTATCATTCATGGAGacattttcaataattaataGAGCATTTTCTACATTATTTTCAtcgggttttaaaatataacgaTCTGTGGTACTGTTGATGGTTAAATtatcttcaaaataaaaaaacacaaaattaaataattaacataaataaataacaatagtttagtaattaataaaacttacgGAAAGCCCATGACAATTTTGGATCAGTACCAACAACTGTACATTGAATTGTCAATTTTTCACCCTCAACAACCCCAGAATTTGAAGGCACTCTAACAAGAATATTAGCTAGACAGGGCGAGAGAGAAATAGAAATAGAGAGTTGAAGACAAgttcaattaataattttattaaacaacaaatgaaaattaatcAACTTACCAACAACATTAATATGTTTCTTTTGTTCATTGGCCACACATGAATAGAGACCATCATCATGTATGTCTGTTTTATCAATGATAAACTTTCTTTCGGCTGCTATTATGCGAAAGCGCCCTTCAAGTTCTGTAACTTTTCTCACATCTGTACCATTCTTTTccctggaaaaataaaaacaaacatttcaaaatctgaTTCTGGAACAACTTAATTCTAAATCTGTAAAGcacatttcaaatataaatattgcaACTCTCACTGATCTTTTACAGAaaccaatacaaaaaaaaataatttgaatctttaatattttttaaaatacaataattttatttccaaaataattcATTACACCCAAGATTTTATTCACTTaacaatgaaaaataacaaagaaagATCACAtttcaacaataaatttttaacgacGAGATCTACGTCTGCGTCTGCTTCCTACACGGCGTCCACGGCTTCTACGTCCACGAACTGTTCGTCTTCTTCTCCTAGCCGAGCGGTCTGCTAATTCTTTAGACATGTCTACATCATTGCTTTGATCATTTGGCACCGATGTATCCATTTCCCCCATGTCCACGGGAGCTGAAAAATATTTGCGGTTCAAACGCTGAACATAACCATATTGAACGCCACCATCCAATGTAGCCTTAACCGATTCCTTAACATCATTAATATCagccttttttataaaagaacaaAATGTATGAACATTATTTTAGATTAAAAAGTTTTCTGATGAATACAACTTACACCCACAGCATCGGCTattgtttttgatattttcaataTAGTAGAGGGCTCCTCCAAATTTTGCAATGTTTGTAAAATTAATTGACCATTTTGATTTACcgacattttaattaaaaatttataaattcgaatttaaaaaaaaaatacaatataaaatataaacgttttcaatatataaaaaatattttcaagtgaaaataattttcaattttgaacatgaaaatcttttaaaaaccaaattgattggaaaaaaataattgtttttatgctAGGTATAAAAGTTATGATAAATCGAACAAGTATGCAATCAGTAACGTGTACTACGAACTTTATTTCTTCAACATCTGATTTTTTTGTGATGCACTtcacttatatatataaaagagtaatgtTACTGAGTGACTCACTAATTCATCGCCCAGCACAAACGCGAAggtagagacatgaaatttaGTATATAGGTTCGATAACCctatatcttctaaactaatacAGATAACTAAAATGGTTTTAATGAGAACTGGAGTGCGAAGGTGGTAGATTGGGACAAATCCGGATAAActggtaattttttaaaacttattttttttagcaaattaaCACAGATTGAAGGCAGATCAGCTGTTTCTCTTTTGTACATGAAAAACATGTATAagtagttagtttttctgtgCTGTTCCGTTCTGTTCCGGAcaaacctgttaaaaacaaaaattgtctacGTAATTGTAAGTGACAGcggctttttaaataaagaaaaaaatgatttgttattgattttgtgaaatttaatagaaatttggaaaaaaacgaGCCGTCTGGTCGAAAATATCACAGGAAATGGGAATGCAAGGTAAGTTAATGTGTTTTAAAGAGGAATTATgtgttaaaagaaaagaaaaattatatattttgtcaCAAAACAACTAACAGCTATAAGTAAAATCCAGAACGGAACAGAACGCAACATCAACGGAAAGTAAAGACTAATGAAGCCTTGAGTCGTTTGAGTTATATCTTTGTCCACTTTTTTGCCaaaagtacaaatttcccgagaattttgccaatttataactacccgattcccgggatttttagtcggcaatcccgggaattaaaaactcacgaaaatacatagaaaacaagttagaactttttttcaccaaaaaaaaaacagttttttacttatatcttggcaataatagaccgcttattattattattatttggggtttttcgtatgaaaattcaaaaagagaattcattatttatagaatttatttcttattgaatcattctaatttctttaaattttttcttcaaatccataacaaaatagcttcaaaaatttattaaatgtttaaatttttcttcaattaaaatctagtacaaaaaggtttaattaagacaattttttcaattaattttgaaaattatttgcatggacaactagataggtaactgagaggcAAAAACCTATAAACACCTCAAATAAACACCTCTCCTTCCGTTcaatgtgtttattctatgattatttgatttaacaaaaatttcatcattcaaagtttgaataaattctgttattaattaactttaaaattaattcactttaaaccagagtatgaaaacaaacaaaacatttcgcaaacgtttgcaaaatgtacaaaacaaatcaaaatttttatattgcacTAGCTGAACctggtccgcgttgctggcccttacaataattctgttttatattgcatatcgatttgaatatacagtgtcggaaaaaaagcacggactcccccgacctgacatcgcacccgaaagactgaggtggtcatttgacaaagttgtagcagatatctataagtacagtggcatgatatgcccttaaaaaaattaaacggaTGTAGTTAAggcaaatgggatattatatttatgaattcatcttaaggacaggggatatacgtttctttttttatttactcgggagcaaaccacatacaaaacatgaattttccaaatgtaagccagcaatagtcaacgattggccatatgctttgtcgttggaaatatttggtatgcgtgaaatcattacgtcttcgcattttaatctgcccccgatgattgttgcctcaattaaatttggtgaacgttttttgatggtcaatcgtgttccgttgcataattttggcTTATGGCTTATGTTGCGGAGAAACATTATCTGTGATCCAACTTTCAATGTTTCAGTAGCATAAttgaggcttgttcttcgtccattactgtgtcaatcgatttatatttcattgtttcgccagtcagtgtcattagcggtatagtgtaaaaattagattttaccaagccccacagaccgaaaattaaaaatctgaGATTCAccgaaaatttgataaaaa comes from Calliphora vicina chromosome 2, idCalVici1.1, whole genome shotgun sequence and encodes:
- the LOC135952272 gene encoding basigin-like, whose protein sequence is MEAKFLAGILSFLSIFLAIYAQSTGADFLVPNYDNVEHQLISYEIRSPLVLSCNITDPSVTDLTWEKNGTDVRKVTELEGRFRIIAAERKFIIDKTDIHDDGLYSCVANEQKKHINVVANILVRVPSNSGVVEGEKLTIQCTVVGTDPKLSWAFHNLTINSTTDRYILKPDENNVENALLIIENVSMNDRGEFKCIGRNAATEYLKKTEASDTSYVRVKGKFAALWPFLGICAEVLILCTIILIYEKRRNKNELDESDIDNQE
- the LOC135952498 gene encoding uncharacterized protein LOC135952498, with protein sequence MSVNQNGQLILQTLQNLEEPSTILKISKTIADAVGADINDVKESVKATLDGGVQYGYVQRLNRKYFSAPVDMGEMDTSVPNDQSNDVDMSKELADRSARRRRRTVRGRRSRGRRVGSRRRRRSRR